A single genomic interval of Peribacillus sp. FSL H8-0477 harbors:
- a CDS encoding Na/Pi symporter, giving the protein MQVLLLFFLYIIMFLTGMFVLRIGLFNAAGERLKSFLALVTNKPWKGFLAGIFFTGILQSSSAVMVMAVGLVAARALTFPQTIGIILGTNIGSTFTTEFMAFPMDRWIVPGIIIGAALWLIPHHLPKSIGTAFIGISAIFAAMGGFKTLAGPISAFPAASEIIALIENHLGFALLIGITLTAIIHSSSATVGLAMSFVAAGDLSVASAIVIMLGSNIGTCITGYMASIGSGREATLTAYSHIWLNLFGVLSFLPFIGLLENTTAYFTSEKALQLAHASLLFNLITSLAVLPFAKQYARLILRIHGGRSSL; this is encoded by the coding sequence GTGCAGGTTTTATTATTATTTTTTTTATATATTATTATGTTTTTAACTGGGATGTTTGTCCTCCGCATTGGATTATTTAATGCTGCAGGTGAGCGGTTAAAATCTTTTCTTGCGCTCGTGACAAATAAACCTTGGAAAGGCTTCCTAGCAGGTATTTTTTTTACAGGAATTCTTCAGAGCAGTTCAGCCGTCATGGTGATGGCTGTCGGATTAGTTGCAGCAAGAGCACTGACTTTTCCGCAAACAATCGGCATTATACTCGGTACCAATATTGGTTCGACCTTTACCACTGAATTCATGGCTTTTCCAATGGATCGCTGGATTGTTCCCGGCATCATTATCGGAGCCGCGCTTTGGTTAATTCCCCATCACTTACCTAAAAGCATTGGAACGGCGTTCATTGGAATCAGCGCCATTTTCGCAGCAATGGGCGGCTTTAAAACCCTTGCCGGCCCCATTTCAGCCTTCCCCGCAGCTTCGGAAATAATTGCGCTCATTGAGAATCACTTGGGCTTTGCGCTGCTAATCGGGATAACGCTCACCGCGATTATTCATTCAAGTTCAGCCACCGTTGGCTTAGCCATGAGCTTTGTTGCCGCGGGAGACTTGAGCGTTGCCTCCGCTATTGTGATTATGCTCGGTTCTAATATCGGCACCTGCATTACTGGCTACATGGCGAGTATCGGTTCAGGAAGAGAAGCCACTCTAACTGCTTATTCACATATATGGCTGAACTTATTTGGCGTCCTGTCTTTTCTCCCGTTTATCGGTCTCCTTGAAAATACCACTGCCTACTTCACTTCGGAAAAAGCACTACAGCTTGCACACGCAAGCCTGCTCTTTAATCTCATAACATCACTTGCTGTCCTTCCGTTTGCAAAACAATATGCTCGTTTAATTTTGCGAATACATGGAGGCAGAAGTTCCCTCTAA
- the rpsU gene encoding 30S ribosomal protein S21 has protein sequence MSKTVVRKNESLEDALRRFKKTVSKAGSLQEARKREFYEKPSVKRKKKSEAARKRKF, from the coding sequence ATGTCTAAAACCGTCGTTCGTAAAAACGAATCACTTGAAGATGCTCTTCGTCGTTTCAAAAAGACTGTATCTAAAGCAGGATCGCTTCAGGAAGCTAGGAAGCGTGAGTTCTATGAAAAACCAAGTGTTAAACGTAAGAAGAAGTCTGAAGCTGCTAGAAAACGTAAATTCTAA